The genomic interval AGTGAGGGCGGGGTCTGTGGCACTTGCAGCGTGTGCAAATGCTGAAAATTGAGCAGCTCGTTGCGTGGACAAGTGTTCAGCTGATGGCTGCTGCTGACTAGATAGCGACGCTCCACCTGGCTGGCCACATGCTTCGGCTTGTCCTGCTGCCGGCCGACATGCGTACTGACCAGATTCAGCTTGTAGATGATGGCTTTTaggggcagctgctgcgcatTGTGCAGTCGCACGTGCACCGAGATACCCATGCCCGGCTCGTAGCCAGTACGGGGAATgtccagctgcagttgcagcggTCGCTGCCAGAACTTGAGCGAGGGCGTTTGCTCCAAGGCGGTAACCTCGCAGGGTGTCAGCATCTGGCCTGGCTGCTGATTCAACTCACTGCGCTGCAGCACCTGCAATTGGCGTGTCAAAGCCGGCTCCGGTGGCAGCTCCGCACTGCGTTGCAAGCTTAGCTGGAGCGTGTAGCGTATGTGTCCATGTGCGCCTTCATAGCTGCTGGGGCAGCTCTGTGGCAGCTGCACACTGAAATCGTATCTATAGGCGCCCGCTGCCATCAGCTGCGGCAGCGCTGCCTCCGAGCCAACAAAGTAATCCACCTTGGCAAAGTAATCCACGCGCTGGCCAAAAGCAATGGGCGGCTTGAGCACCTGTGGCTTGCCCCtagacttttgttttttttgcttttgcggcTTCAGCCAGGAGCTGCACGCATAGCCATTCGATTCCAGGGCGATGgctgtaaataatatatacacataacaAATGCATTTGCTTATCTTTCAGATGGCTTTCGTTCAAATTGGTTTGATCAACGCATGATTCATGCCTTATCGCCTGGGCGCACGGCATGACTCACCTTTGATTAGTGCCCGCTCCGGCAGGGTTAGATAGATTTGACCGTTGACCGTCTCGCCGGCATAATAGACCCCACTGGGCCGCTCCAAATGCAGGTCACAGATTTGGTTCATTGTGAAACAATTCTTTACCGGTCGACTGGCGCGCGCTGTCTGCCAAACTCTGGACAAATGTTTGGCCTATTAAGCGGGCCAGCGTTGCGGATCTTATCGGCATTTAACATGTTGGCCAAGTGTTATTTGTATGTTTATCTAATCGCCCATACGGGGTCTGTGGCCCTGCTGCGGTGGCAAACGCAGAGCACTTACTTGTCATAAACAAttagcaaatttaattaaatacgcGACCCGCCTGACGCGCGACAGTTGCCAAGCGTTGCATACATTCAGGCGAAGCTAAACAGActaataaatagaaatacatattcaaACACACTGTACACACTATATGTAGGtatatatgtgaatatatGTGCTTAGCCCAAACTTTCGGTTAAATTTGTAGCTACGGatgaaacaaatatatatccaTAAAAGGATGTctaacatttttgaaaaaatattcctAGAAACATCTGAAAAACTTGTTATTTTCCCAAGTGCTTATCTCGTAGAGTGCAAACCCTAACTCAAATGTGATTCCATGCGAAAACTCGTTTTTaatattacatatttatgGTAAATTAAACTCTTATAGGAAATATGGAAAATAGTTCTTGTAACTGAAGGTTGACGAGTGGAAGTTACGAAGGAACTAGTTTATTTTCTACTTTTTGAGACTCACTGCttgaaagaaatttaaaaatcctccaaatgtatataaaagtagaatttctacttttttgacacttatatttaataaataatatatatattataacatgacaaaaaatttgaaaaaaaaacacatatcaGACCTAGATCTAGTATCAACCTAGggaacaaaaattatattgagAATGTAATATATAGCGTGAATCATGATTGCTGGAATTCTAAGTAGGGCAAtctaaattttattattttgacatAATAAGTTTTGGCAGAAAATGAAGAGCGATTGGGATCATTTCTAAAATTGTGTTTTATGCTAACTCCTATATTGAccagcaataaaatatttcgattagagatatatttaaaaaaacttCATTTTTTTCGAATCAAAATGGTAGAAATTTTTAAACTATATTTACGTTAAGATTAAATGAATAGtaaaatacttataaataaatatcaaagaTATTGGTCGTCGAAAGTTGCAAATTCGTAAATAAATTTCCTTTGTTTTCCAAATAAAGCACATAATAATTAGCTAGTGTAAGATCTTGGCACTTGTGTTTGTATACGAATTTATTTTCCAATTATGAACACGTTAGTCTTAGCTTAAATACATTATGTAAAACTATATAGCCAAgtcattttataatattatcgTATAATCGTAAATATGCATGTAAAAAGCCATGGAATAATATGCTAGAAAACTTTGTTGGCACATAATAAGTTCGCTTggaataaatttgaattttggaTGGCAGTAAAGTATAGTTATATGAGCTATGAGCGCTTCCAATAAGACGGATAATGATACActcgaaaaaatatttcatttaccTAGCTCTGAACACTTAAGTCTAGTACAATCTTACGTAGTATACCACCATGGTTTCGGCTTAAGACacttgcatttaaaattgatgCTCCGCCTGTGTTTGCAGCGGCACCGGCTGATGCACCTGGGCCGTGACATCGAGCACGGCCagttgctcctgctgctccgTCTCGCTCGGGTCGAAAATGGGGCCACATAGCGAACCAAAGGTATCCAGGCTGCGACCCGTCTGATCCGTATCAAGtgagccataggaacgataatAATGCATATCCAGTCCGGAGTCCTCCAAGTTCAAGTCATGCGCGGGCGCCGCGCCTATAAATGTGCTAAAGCCCGGAAATTTGGGCAGGTGTATTCGCGGCTGACTCTCCAGCGTTGGCTGGCTGCCACCCAAGGTGGCAAAGCTAAAGGAAGGCGGCACTGCGGCaagagaaaataaatgtacagtGTTATGCAGCATATTCTTCAACTATACACTCACGGCAACTGTCATACGAAGGTGGCTCATCATCCTCCACCACCTGATGCGTCTCATCGGCTGCCGCCTCAGTTTCTTGTGGCGTCTCCTCCTCCACCGTTGCGGGTCGCGGCTGCACCCGCTCAATCAGGCGCTGTCGCTCCGGCGTCGTCGTGCGTCGCGCCGGCTGCTGGGTGCGCACGGTGGCACGCAAATGCTGCAATGGCGTGGTGCCCACCACAATGGGAACAGACAAATCCGTATCGTAGTGAAAGTAGCCAGTCTTCAGCTTGACCTGCAGCGTATAGTGCAGGAATACTATGTAGTTGGGATTTAGTGTGGAACGGGCCGTATCCATGGGCACACAAATGCTCGACTCATACACCCTCTTGGAAAGCCTCAAGGTGCGATCCGTGATGATATCCTTGCAGAGCGTTTTCGTATAGAAGTTCCGTTTGACCGGCTTGCGCGagagaaacacaaaatgttgcttTATGGACACCTCAAGGCCAATAATATCATAGTGCGGCGATTGGTTGTCCACCTCCACGCTGAATGGCACCTCCTGCAGTGGCGTGAATCCAGATGCGGGCAGTGCCAAGCTGGAGCTGATTGGTCCGGAGATGCAGGGCCAGTGGCAGAGGTATTTAATGTTCTCATCCTTGACGGGCAGCTATGGCAAAGAATCGAAAAATTTTGGATATTTTACAGGGCTTAATGCGCAAGCTTTAAAATCATCGaatattatatacttataacaTGTTATGAGCAGTTCGTGAGCCTTAAGACAAGTACAAATccatattacaaatattttgtttgtcaggATCTCACATCACTTTCTCGATTTCAAGAAGATCTTTCTTTTAATTGCAGGTAGTTCAAAAGTGGAAAAGGGCTAACTTTGACGACTATGCCATAAAGCTGGTAGATATCTTATCAATTTTATCAATTAAcaatttcaaacattttatggAAAAAATATCGTTTAAAGATACTCTTTTGAATTTCACTTTATCTTCTTAATATGTTACCAAATCTTAATAATAACCATTATTTCCCTAAGTATGCATCTGACATaagcaaaatcttatcaaaatcggacCATATATCCTCCATTGTTCCAATGATTCATCGATAATCGTGCTGCATGTCATGTCTATAATAGTATGTAAACTTCGGCATAAAATAACTATTCCTGTTTTCTTACGAATACTATTTCATATATGCTGTTTCTTGTTCTACACTTGACTTCGATATTTttacacaccacacacacacacacatattgagctttaattataaattattttttcttgccACGTCCCTTTGCACATAACTGCCACATTCGAAAAACCTACCGCGAACTCCGAGTTATAGTTAAGATCCAATGTCTGAACGACCATAATGGGTTTGCGAAAGATCTCATCGAAGCCCCAGGGCTTGTCAATGGTCAGTGAGATATTGTACGCAATATAACCATACGGACCCTTACAGGTGCTGGGGCAGTCTGGGGGTATGCGCAGTGTCAACACATAAACATGTACTCCGGCACGGAACAGAGAGTTATCGAAAACATTGGTCCGTGTGTGCAGATACTGCTGATGGCCCGAATAGTTGGATGTCTCAGTTTTGCCGCTCATGGACCACTGCACCTTGGCCTCACCCTCCAGGGTTACATAGACAGCTACAGGGAATAACAACAGGCATCATATTGAGCTGGTCTCGAATGGGTCTCCAAATGGGGCAACACCAACCATTCACGCGCTTCACCTTGTCCGTGCGCAGCAGAATGCGTCCGCTGATGTATTCGCCGCTGTTGTAGACGGGATTCAGGCGATCCAGCTGAAAAACACAGGTGGTGGGCATTGCTAATGCGAGGATGCACTTCACATCACAGCcaacagacaacagacaacaagGAACAGGATATTAAAACTCAACTGAACTTTGGCACAGCCAGACGCGCACTGAGCTCCGCCTTTGTGTGGTGCGTCGGGTCTCGGGCCTCTTGTTCTCTCGCTTGCTCGCAGCATCCGGCCGTGCTTTCGCTTTTGCCAAGAGAGGGCGCCTGCGGGGGTACAGGGAGAGGGGCGCGAATCAATAAGTTGGCGCCATGCGTCTGTGTAACCGTCTACTGTCTGCTTCTGGTCAAATATTTCAAAGCTAAAACGTTACCAAATGGAGCAATGCTTTGTGGCTTGGGGCCTTTCAGTTTCTTTGTTCGACTGCCACCCTTAAAGGCTGAGGcccaaacaacaataactgcgCCGCCATGTCCTCAATGGCGAGGTCAGCGGCGgtctgttttattttgttttcttcgaTTTTGGCgcatgtttttcatatatcgTGGCCAAATctgtaaatttgtatatttttggcGGCAATAAGCGCAGCCTAAAGCCTGCACGCATTCGATTTAAATGAGCTGCACACCATTGGTGCCACAaaatgtggcaacaacaatttacagCATTACTGAGCACTTGCGGAGCTCCTCAGATAGCCCACGCACTCGATTGACTCAATTTACTGTAGATAATTGCGGCAACAAGCTCGCCTTGACCCGTTCCCACAATATGGCTTCGCCTATTTGATTAgggcacaacaacaaggacCATAAATAGATTTGGGCGTAAGTGGGTTTATGGAAGCATTAAATTCAATGAGAACTCAACTGGttctctttaaaaaaaaacagcaggaGAAATTGCTGCTTAATgttattgttttgattattaaaagacatacaatttttttattggcttttattattatttttggtattattattagtattataattattattattattattattattattattattattattattattattattattataattattattattatattcctGATTATTATTCTCATTATTATCATGATTAttataactattattattataatattataattcttttttattattattaatacacATTACATTATTCATACTAATATATAAAGCtccaaaagcaaaagaataataattaattgataCTAAGtagtataaataataaaaaaggaaTTAACAATAAACCTTATTACAATATTGCTATTAAGCGCATCTTTAAGTTTATTAGGGTCTTTCCGCGAACACAcgaacaattaatttttgaaaattcgcaaatgcattattttattggaataaaatacaatttaatgaCACATGAtttaacaagaaaaacaaatttaacttGTCTCTAAAAggtaatattaaaaaatgtacaacgttttttacaaaatttctCCTATTTGCATTCAGATCAaaatttttctattattaaGTCTAGTTATTTTGAGAGTTCTTCTaatattgcaattaaatgaaataattattaagTTGCTTTCATTAAATTCTGTGCTTTTCTTTCGTAATATAATTATCAAGATTTGATAGTAGATTAAAATATTGTTCAGATATTAACTCGATTGGCTTCTAAGACTTAATATACGATggttataattaaattttactttAGGCTAGATAGTATTATATCAAACTAAATCAATCTCAATCGGCTATAACATATCagattaaataaaaaagaagcatAACTCTAATCAAAACTGGAAAAACATTCGAAGATATATAAAGACCTGCACGTacttatttat from Drosophila virilis strain 15010-1051.87 chromosome 2, Dvir_AGI_RSII-ME, whole genome shotgun sequence carries:
- the LOC6632497 gene encoding arrestin domain-containing protein 17; amino-acid sequence: MNQICDLHLERPSGVYYAGETVNGQIYLTLPERALIKAIALESNGYACSSWLKPQKQKKQKSRGKPQVLKPPIAFGQRVDYFAKVDYFVGSEAALPQLMAAGAYRYDFSVQLPQSCPSSYEGAHGHIRYTLQLSLQRSAELPPEPALTRQLQVLQRSELNQQPGQMLTPCEVTALEQTPSLKFWQRPLQLQLDIPRTGYEPGMGISVHVRLHNAQQLPLKAIIYKLNLVSTHVGRQQDKPKHVASQVERRYLVSSSHQLNTCPRNELLNFQHLHTLQVPQTPPSLSAAACACLQLSYEVEVLVQTNLPDRFIAAQLPIIIYQTPTMQAGLKPDSGMSRSLGELQAVGVAGAPNPTPEAGNFATAAPNLSASMNSLASNFREAEFMVATNLNRDKHAMSGEQIDFRPRYLYYEMEHAETEKVL
- the LOC6632736 gene encoding arrestin domain-containing protein 3, translated to MPTTCVFQLDRLNPVYNSGEYISGRILLRTDKVKRVNAVYVTLEGEAKVQWSMSGKTETSNYSGHQQYLHTRTNVFDNSLFRAGVHVYVLTLRIPPDCPSTCKGPYGYIAYNISLTIDKPWGFDEIFRKPIMVVQTLDLNYNSEFALPVKDENIKYLCHWPCISGPISSSLALPASGFTPLQEVPFSVEVDNQSPHYDIIGLEVSIKQHFVFLSRKPVKRNFYTKTLCKDIITDRTLRLSKRVYESSICVPMDTARSTLNPNYIVFLHYTLQVKLKTGYFHYDTDLSVPIVVGTTPLQHLRATVRTQQPARRTTTPERQRLIERVQPRPATVEEETPQETEAAADETHQVVEDDEPPSYDSCLPPSFSFATLGGSQPTLESQPRIHLPKFPGFSTFIGAAPAHDLNLEDSGLDMHYYRSYGSLDTDQTGRSLDTFGSLCGPIFDPSETEQQEQLAVLDVTAQVHQPVPLQTQAEHQF